In one Bradyrhizobium cosmicum genomic region, the following are encoded:
- a CDS encoding FadR/GntR family transcriptional regulator — translation MTSRIVVIPTRRAHSNHAEVARSIGIDIIAGRYAEGMRLPGDAEMIAMFGVSRPVLRESVKTLVAKGLLTTKARVGTVVRERTAWNMFDADVLAWHLDAGIDKRFLNDLAEIRLAVEPRAAALAAAHRSDADLAELHRSMERMRREASDSVGFADADLALHVAVARASGNLFMRSIGHVIEAALRASFLLSAPVETEDRDTVLLWHQKIVDAIAAGDAETASEAMVYVIHNGMRRHEGTVMETPPAEAFPSADTGE, via the coding sequence ATGACCTCGCGCATCGTCGTCATCCCGACGCGGCGGGCCCATTCCAACCACGCGGAAGTCGCCCGCTCGATCGGCATCGACATCATCGCCGGCCGCTACGCGGAGGGGATGCGGCTGCCGGGCGATGCCGAGATGATCGCGATGTTCGGCGTGTCGCGACCGGTGCTGCGTGAGAGCGTGAAGACGCTGGTCGCCAAAGGCCTGCTCACCACCAAGGCGCGGGTCGGCACCGTCGTGCGCGAGCGCACGGCCTGGAACATGTTCGATGCCGATGTGCTGGCCTGGCATCTGGATGCGGGCATCGACAAGCGCTTCCTCAACGACCTCGCCGAGATCCGTCTCGCGGTCGAGCCGCGCGCGGCCGCGCTCGCAGCGGCGCATCGGTCGGACGCGGATCTCGCGGAGCTGCACCGCAGCATGGAACGGATGCGGCGCGAAGCCTCCGACTCCGTCGGCTTCGCCGATGCCGATCTTGCGCTGCATGTTGCCGTGGCGAGGGCCTCCGGCAATTTGTTCATGCGCTCGATCGGGCATGTCATCGAGGCCGCGCTGCGCGCCTCGTTCCTGCTCAGTGCACCGGTCGAGACAGAGGACCGCGACACCGTGCTGCTCTGGCATCAGAAGATCGTCGATGCCATTGCGGCCGGCGATGCCGAAACGGCGTCGGAGGCGATGGTCTACGTCATTCACAACGGCATGCGCCGTCACGAGGGCACGGTGATGGAGACTCCCCCGGCCGAGGCGTTTCCGTCAGCGGATACTGGAGAATGA
- the yjfF gene encoding galactofuranose ABC transporter, permease protein YjfF, which produces MKGLPPVLITAIVLVAGFALCAVQFPNIASTRVVGNLLTDNAFLGIVATGMTFVIISGGIDLSVGSVIGFTTVFVALAIERWGVPPLVAFVAILALSAAFGAAMGAIIHVFDLPPFIVTLAGMFLARGASFLLSTESVPITAPVYSTVSDFALRVPGGGRLTAIAMIMLIVVIGGALLLKLTRFGANVYAIGGSRTTASLMGVAVGAMTVKIYMLSSLLAGIAGIVFSFYTSAGYSLSAVGVELDTIAAVVIGGTLLAGGQGSVIGTFLGVLIQGLIQTYINFDGTLSSWWTKIATGMLLFAFIALQQGLVALARRPVAMRAGAAS; this is translated from the coding sequence ATGAAAGGCCTGCCGCCTGTCCTGATCACGGCGATCGTACTCGTTGCGGGCTTTGCACTCTGCGCCGTGCAATTCCCCAACATCGCCTCCACCCGCGTGGTCGGCAATCTCCTCACCGACAACGCGTTCCTCGGCATCGTGGCGACGGGGATGACCTTCGTAATCATCTCCGGCGGCATTGACCTCTCGGTCGGCTCGGTGATCGGCTTTACCACCGTTTTCGTCGCGCTGGCGATCGAGCGTTGGGGCGTGCCGCCGCTGGTCGCCTTCGTCGCCATCCTCGCGCTATCGGCCGCTTTCGGGGCGGCGATGGGCGCCATCATCCATGTCTTCGATCTGCCGCCTTTCATCGTAACACTCGCCGGGATGTTCCTGGCGCGTGGCGCAAGCTTCCTGCTCTCGACGGAATCGGTGCCGATCACCGCACCGGTCTATTCCACCGTGTCGGACTTCGCACTGCGCGTGCCCGGGGGCGGGCGGCTGACGGCAATTGCCATGATCATGCTCATTGTCGTGATCGGAGGCGCCTTGCTGCTGAAGCTCACGCGGTTCGGCGCCAACGTCTACGCGATCGGCGGCAGCCGAACCACCGCAAGCCTGATGGGCGTCGCCGTCGGCGCGATGACGGTAAAGATCTACATGCTGTCGAGTCTGCTCGCGGGGATCGCCGGCATCGTCTTCTCGTTCTACACCAGCGCGGGCTATTCCCTATCGGCCGTCGGCGTCGAGCTCGACACCATCGCCGCCGTCGTGATCGGCGGCACGCTGCTCGCGGGCGGGCAGGGATCGGTAATCGGCACATTTCTCGGCGTGCTGATTCAGGGCCTGATCCAGACCTACATCAATTTCGACGGGACGCTGTCGAGCTGGTGGACCAAGATCGCGACCGGCATGCTACTTTTCGCCTTCATCGCCCTGCAGCAGGGGTTGGTCGCGCTTGCGCGCCGGCCTGTCGCCATGCGCGCGGGGGCAGCCTCATGA
- a CDS encoding ABC transporter permease: MTALLPRRGLAQILALIVILAVDRIVSPQFFDLRLQDGRLFGSLIDVLNRGTPVALLSLGMVLVIATRGIDLSVGAIMAISGAIAASLADSHGLPIVLAAALGAGLMCGLWNGFLVAVLGMQPIVATLILMVAGRGIAQLITEGRIVTFSSPDLVWLGNGAILGLPVPVAIALGMLILTGAVVRGSALGLLIEATGGNARASELAGVGTRAMILAVYVWSGVCAALAGVIAAADIMGADANNAGLWLELDAILAVVIGGTSLFGGRFSLVLAVFGALIIQTMNTGILLSGYPPEFNLLVKAGVVLAVLLLQSPKFSGLAGMAMRLRGTKA, translated from the coding sequence ATGACAGCGCTGTTGCCGCGCCGCGGCCTTGCCCAGATCCTTGCACTAATCGTCATCCTGGCGGTCGATCGCATCGTGTCGCCGCAGTTCTTCGACCTGCGCCTCCAGGACGGCCGCCTGTTCGGCAGCTTGATCGACGTGCTCAACCGCGGCACGCCGGTGGCCCTACTTTCGCTCGGCATGGTGCTGGTGATCGCAACGCGCGGGATCGACCTCTCGGTCGGTGCAATCATGGCCATCTCTGGCGCGATCGCGGCGAGCCTCGCTGACAGTCATGGGCTTCCGATCGTGCTGGCGGCCGCGCTTGGTGCCGGCTTGATGTGCGGATTGTGGAACGGCTTTCTTGTCGCCGTGCTCGGCATGCAGCCGATTGTGGCGACGCTGATCCTGATGGTGGCGGGGCGAGGCATCGCGCAGCTCATCACCGAAGGACGGATTGTGACTTTCTCCTCGCCGGACCTGGTCTGGCTCGGTAACGGCGCTATCCTCGGTTTGCCGGTGCCGGTCGCGATCGCACTCGGCATGCTGATCCTTACCGGCGCGGTGGTGCGCGGCTCCGCGCTCGGGCTCCTGATCGAGGCGACCGGCGGCAATGCGCGGGCGAGCGAGCTTGCCGGCGTCGGCACGCGGGCTATGATCCTGGCCGTCTATGTCTGGAGCGGCGTCTGCGCCGCGCTTGCCGGCGTAATCGCGGCCGCGGACATCATGGGCGCCGATGCCAACAATGCCGGCCTATGGCTCGAACTCGACGCGATTCTCGCGGTGGTGATCGGCGGCACCTCGCTGTTCGGCGGGCGTTTCAGTCTTGTGCTCGCGGTATTTGGGGCGCTGATCATCCAGACCATGAATACCGGAATCCTGCTGTCGGGCTATCCACCGGAATTCAACCTGCTGGTCAAGGCAGGGGTGGTGCTCGCGGTGCTGCTATTGCAATCGCCGAAATTCTCAGGGCTTGCCGGTATGGCCATGCGGTTGCGGGGGACGAAAGCATGA
- a CDS encoding sugar ABC transporter ATP-binding protein, translating into METSSDPVASLLEVRGISKSFGAVRALQEVDFTLRAGEIHALLGENGAGKSTLIKVITGVFPRDAGIVRLGGDEVAPRSAKAALKAGIATVYQEVNLLPNLSVAQNLFLDRQPMRFGIVREGEMRRRAKALLADFGLDIDVAAPLGNYSVAIQHVTAIARAVDLSARVLILDEPTASLDRHEVEILFGIMRQLAGRGIGIVFVSHFLDQVYEISDRITVLRNGRLVGERETASLPRLDLIRMMLGRELAETTSTRAATRKHHARDVCASFENYGKVGYVTPFNLELRHGEVVGLAGLLGSGRTETARLVFGAERTDGGQARMEGTPVRLQSPRDGVRHGFGYCPEERKTEGIVAELSVRENIVLALQAKRGLHRPLARREQDEIARRYVRMLDIRPPDPERPVGLLSGGNQQKVLLARWLATSPRLLVLDEPTRGIDVGAHAEIIRLIRELCDDGLALLVISSELDEIVTYSDRIVVLRDRAHVEELAGEAIDVTNILAAIAADGGAAAREGRA; encoded by the coding sequence ATGGAGACCAGCTCCGATCCTGTTGCTTCACTGCTGGAGGTGCGCGGGATCAGCAAGAGTTTTGGCGCGGTGCGTGCGTTGCAGGAGGTCGACTTCACGCTTCGCGCGGGCGAAATTCATGCGCTGCTCGGCGAGAACGGGGCCGGCAAGTCCACGCTGATTAAGGTCATCACCGGCGTCTTCCCGCGCGATGCCGGCATTGTCCGCCTCGGTGGCGATGAAGTCGCGCCGCGCTCGGCCAAGGCCGCGCTCAAGGCCGGCATCGCCACCGTCTATCAGGAGGTCAACCTGCTGCCGAACCTGTCGGTGGCGCAGAACCTGTTCCTCGACCGGCAGCCGATGCGTTTTGGCATCGTCCGCGAAGGAGAGATGCGCCGCCGCGCCAAGGCGCTGCTCGCGGACTTCGGCCTCGACATCGACGTCGCAGCGCCGCTCGGCAACTATTCGGTGGCCATCCAGCACGTCACCGCAATCGCCCGCGCCGTCGATCTCTCTGCGCGCGTGCTGATTCTGGACGAGCCGACCGCGAGCCTTGACCGTCATGAGGTCGAGATCCTCTTCGGCATCATGCGCCAGCTTGCGGGGCGCGGAATCGGCATCGTCTTCGTCAGCCATTTCCTCGACCAGGTCTATGAGATCTCCGACCGCATCACGGTCTTGCGCAACGGCCGCCTGGTCGGCGAGCGAGAGACCGCCTCGCTGCCGCGGCTCGACTTGATCCGCATGATGCTCGGCCGCGAGCTGGCAGAGACCACCAGCACGCGGGCGGCGACGCGAAAACATCATGCGCGCGATGTCTGCGCGAGCTTTGAGAATTACGGCAAGGTCGGCTATGTCACGCCGTTCAATCTCGAACTGCGCCATGGCGAGGTCGTCGGCCTCGCCGGCCTGCTCGGCTCGGGCCGCACCGAGACGGCGCGGCTGGTGTTCGGTGCCGAGCGCACCGATGGCGGGCAGGCGAGGATGGAGGGCACCCCGGTGCGGCTTCAATCGCCGCGCGATGGTGTGCGCCACGGCTTTGGCTATTGCCCGGAGGAGCGCAAGACCGAAGGTATCGTCGCCGAGCTCAGTGTGCGCGAGAACATCGTTCTGGCGCTTCAGGCCAAGCGCGGCCTGCATCGCCCGCTGGCGCGCCGCGAGCAGGACGAGATCGCGCGGCGTTACGTCAGGATGCTCGACATCCGCCCGCCCGATCCCGAACGCCCCGTGGGCCTGCTCTCCGGCGGCAACCAGCAAAAGGTGCTGCTGGCGCGATGGCTCGCGACATCGCCTCGGCTGCTGGTGCTGGACGAGCCAACCCGCGGCATCGACGTCGGCGCGCATGCCGAGATCATCCGCCTGATCCGCGAGCTCTGCGACGACGGGCTGGCACTGCTCGTGATTTCGTCCGAGCTTGACGAGATCGTGACGTATTCGGATCGGATCGTGGTGCTGCGCGACCGCGCGCATGTCGAGGAACTCGCGGGCGAGGCGATCGACGTTACCAACATTCTCGCGGCCATTGCGGCCGACGGCGGTGCGGCAGCGCGTGAGGGGCGGGCATGA
- the ytfQ gene encoding galactofuranose ABC transporter, galactofuranose-binding protein YtfQ, whose protein sequence is MTLKALFAASATAALLLALPANAAELTIGFSQIGSESGWRAAETSVSKQEAAKRRVNLKIADAQQKQENQIKAIRSFIAQNVDAIFLAPVVSTGWDSVLKEAKEAKIPVVLLDRDIDPSGKELYLTAVTSDSVHEGEVAGDWLAKTVGAKACNIVELQGTVGASVAANRKKGFDTAIAKHANLKVVRSQTGDFTRAKGKEVMESFIKAEGGGKSICAVYAHNDDMMVGAIQAMKEAGLKPGKEILTVSIDAVPDIFKAMAAGEANATVELTPNMAGPALDAIAAFKGKGTVPPKWIQTESKLYTAADDPQKIYDSKKGLGY, encoded by the coding sequence ATGACCCTCAAAGCCCTCTTTGCGGCCAGCGCCACCGCCGCGTTGCTGCTCGCGCTGCCGGCGAACGCCGCCGAGCTCACCATCGGCTTCTCGCAGATCGGATCGGAATCAGGCTGGCGCGCGGCCGAGACTTCCGTCTCCAAGCAGGAAGCCGCCAAGCGCAGGGTCAATCTCAAGATCGCCGATGCTCAGCAGAAGCAGGAGAACCAGATCAAGGCGATCCGGTCCTTCATCGCGCAGAACGTCGATGCGATTTTCCTCGCGCCCGTCGTCTCGACCGGGTGGGACTCGGTGCTGAAGGAAGCCAAGGAGGCCAAGATTCCGGTCGTGTTGCTCGACCGCGACATCGATCCCTCCGGCAAAGAGCTCTATCTCACCGCCGTCACATCCGACAGCGTGCACGAGGGCGAGGTCGCCGGCGACTGGCTGGCCAAGACCGTCGGCGCCAAGGCCTGCAACATCGTCGAATTGCAGGGAACGGTCGGCGCCAGCGTCGCCGCTAATCGCAAGAAGGGCTTTGATACCGCCATCGCCAAGCATGCGAACCTGAAAGTGGTGCGCAGCCAGACCGGCGACTTCACCCGCGCCAAGGGCAAGGAAGTGATGGAGAGCTTCATCAAGGCCGAAGGCGGCGGTAAGTCGATCTGCGCCGTCTACGCGCACAACGACGACATGATGGTCGGTGCGATCCAGGCGATGAAGGAAGCCGGGCTCAAGCCTGGCAAGGAGATACTGACCGTCTCGATCGATGCCGTCCCCGACATCTTCAAGGCGATGGCCGCCGGGGAGGCAAATGCGACCGTCGAGCTGACGCCGAACATGGCCGGCCCTGCGCTCGATGCGATCGCGGCCTTCAAGGGCAAGGGAACCGTTCCGCCGAAGTGGATCCAGACCGAATCCAAGCTCTATACTGCGGCCGACGATCCTCAGAAGATCTACGACAGCAAGAAGGGCCTCGGTTACTGA
- a CDS encoding fumarylacetoacetate hydrolase family protein, whose translation MTTLTTKDLLPEDGTRGTLVGRVWLPQANGPAVVAVRSDGVFDVTAKFPTVSALCEEDAPAKALAATKGERIGDLDAIVANTPPDLRDPTKPWLLAPVDLQTLKAAGVTFAISMLERVIEERAKGNPASAEAIRKEVTRLIGDDLSKLKPGSDQAMHLKQVLIDQNAWSQYLEVGIGPDAEVFTKAPTLSSVGTGMDAGLHPKSTWNNPEPELVLFVSSRGRIVGGALGNDVNLRDFEGRSALLLSKAKDNNASCSIGPLLRLFDDTFTLDDARKLDISLNVKGADGFVLDGHSSISMISRDPTDLVAQTIGKVHQYPDGFVLFLGTMFAPVKDRDAPGQGFTHKRDDIVTIAAPQLGKLVNRMRTSDECEPWTFGIGALMKNLAQRKLI comes from the coding sequence ATGACGACACTGACAACCAAGGATCTTCTTCCCGAGGACGGCACGCGGGGAACGTTGGTCGGCCGTGTCTGGCTGCCTCAGGCGAACGGCCCGGCCGTGGTCGCCGTGCGCAGCGACGGCGTGTTCGACGTCACCGCGAAGTTTCCGACCGTCAGCGCGCTTTGCGAAGAGGATGCTCCGGCGAAGGCGCTTGCCGCTACCAAGGGCGAGCGCATCGGCGATCTCGATGCGATCGTCGCCAACACGCCGCCCGACCTGCGCGACCCGACAAAGCCGTGGCTGCTCGCGCCGGTCGATCTCCAGACCCTGAAGGCCGCCGGCGTCACTTTCGCCATCTCGATGCTGGAGCGCGTCATCGAAGAACGCGCGAAGGGCAATCCGGCCTCGGCCGAAGCGATCCGCAAAGAGGTGACGCGGCTGATCGGTGACGATCTGTCGAAGCTCAAGCCGGGCTCGGACCAGGCGATGCACCTGAAACAGGTGTTGATCGATCAGAACGCCTGGAGCCAATATCTAGAGGTCGGCATCGGTCCCGATGCCGAGGTCTTCACCAAGGCCCCCACGCTATCGTCGGTCGGCACCGGCATGGATGCCGGGTTGCATCCGAAATCGACCTGGAACAATCCGGAGCCCGAGCTCGTGCTGTTCGTGTCGAGCCGCGGCAGGATCGTCGGTGGCGCGCTCGGCAACGACGTCAATTTGCGCGACTTCGAGGGCCGCTCGGCGCTGCTGCTGTCGAAGGCCAAGGACAACAACGCCTCCTGCTCGATCGGCCCGCTGCTGCGCCTGTTCGACGACACTTTCACGCTTGATGACGCGCGCAAGCTGGACATCAGCCTGAACGTGAAGGGGGCGGATGGTTTCGTCCTCGACGGCCATTCCTCGATCAGCATGATCAGCCGCGATCCCACCGACCTCGTCGCGCAGACCATCGGCAAGGTGCATCAATATCCCGACGGTTTTGTGCTTTTCCTCGGCACGATGTTCGCGCCGGTGAAGGATCGTGATGCACCGGGGCAGGGGTTCACCCACAAGCGCGACGACATCGTCACGATCGCCGCGCCCCAGCTCGGCAAGCTCGTCAACCGCATGCGGACCAGCGACGAATGCGAGCCCTGGACCTTCGGCATCGGCGCCCTGATGAAGAACCTCGCGCAGCGGAAGCTGATTTAG
- a CDS encoding HEAT repeat domain-containing protein, with the protein MSSPFESYDDLEDADERLQAADPAERRVAIIALGHSGDPAAVPHLANMVADPDAGVRQQVAMALGEFDGPEAASALVKLLVDPERIVAAAAADSMAEFKNPACAEIILPLVKHAHAFVRMGALRALKELRCKDTLKPALEALLDTDAAVRVQAIGVIGFLKLEESIPALTALINDPDAHVRRAAVSALAFSQMKPAAETITRALKDADWMVREMAAETLGLNVNGSIAADQLVGALADEFWQVRLKAIRSLGRMKIERAVRPIGNCINHDQANLRKEAAAALGEIAHPDGEAFLAVIADDADPDVRKNARWALQQIAARKARAGA; encoded by the coding sequence ATGTCGAGCCCGTTCGAATCCTACGACGACCTCGAGGACGCTGACGAGCGGCTCCAGGCCGCCGATCCCGCGGAGCGCCGTGTCGCGATCATCGCGCTCGGTCATTCCGGCGATCCAGCCGCGGTTCCGCATCTCGCCAATATGGTCGCCGATCCCGACGCGGGCGTGCGCCAGCAGGTCGCGATGGCGCTTGGCGAGTTCGACGGGCCGGAGGCTGCGAGCGCGCTGGTAAAGCTGCTGGTCGACCCTGAAAGAATCGTCGCTGCCGCCGCAGCCGACAGCATGGCCGAATTCAAGAATCCAGCTTGTGCGGAAATCATCCTGCCGCTGGTCAAGCATGCTCACGCGTTCGTCCGCATGGGCGCGCTGCGTGCGCTGAAGGAGCTGCGCTGCAAGGACACGCTGAAGCCGGCGCTGGAAGCGCTTCTGGATACGGACGCTGCCGTGCGCGTGCAGGCGATCGGCGTGATCGGATTCCTCAAGCTGGAGGAATCCATCCCCGCTCTGACTGCATTGATCAACGATCCCGATGCGCATGTGCGCCGGGCCGCCGTGAGCGCGCTGGCGTTCTCGCAGATGAAGCCCGCTGCCGAGACGATCACGCGCGCGCTGAAGGACGCCGACTGGATGGTCCGCGAGATGGCGGCGGAAACGCTGGGTCTCAACGTCAACGGTTCGATCGCGGCAGACCAGCTCGTCGGTGCGCTGGCTGACGAATTCTGGCAGGTGCGGCTGAAAGCAATCCGCAGTCTCGGCAGAATGAAGATCGAGCGTGCGGTACGCCCGATCGGAAACTGCATCAATCACGATCAGGCCAATTTGCGGAAGGAAGCGGCCGCCGCGCTCGGCGAGATCGCCCATCCCGACGGCGAGGCGTTCCTGGCGGTCATCGCCGACGATGCTGATCCCGATGTCCGCAAGAACGCGCGCTGGGCACTTCAACAGATCGCGGCCCGAAAGGCGCGGGCAGGGGCGTAG
- a CDS encoding 4Fe-4S dicluster domain-containing protein, whose protein sequence is MPLASYQTSVPVVVDDAKCIADKGCTVCVDVCPLDVLRISDMTGKAYMAYDECWYCMPCEADCPTGAVTVNIPYLLR, encoded by the coding sequence ATGCCTCTCGCTTCCTATCAGACATCGGTTCCGGTGGTCGTCGACGACGCCAAATGCATCGCCGACAAGGGCTGCACCGTGTGCGTGGACGTCTGCCCGCTCGACGTGCTGCGCATCAGCGACATGACCGGAAAGGCCTACATGGCCTATGACGAATGCTGGTACTGCATGCCATGCGAAGCGGATTGCCCGACTGGCGCCGTCACCGTCAACATTCCCTATCTCCTGAGGTAG
- a CDS encoding fumarate reductase/succinate dehydrogenase flavoprotein subunit, protein MALDQIVDGLSEVSCDVLVIGGGTAGPMAALKAKLKNPKANVVLLEKANVKRSGAISMGMDGLNNAVIPGYATPEQYTKEITIANDGIVDQKAVYKYAQNCYSIIEELDSFGIRFLKNENGDYAVKKVHHIGTYVLPMPNGETVKKALYRQLRRARILISNRYMATRLLKSADGRIAGAISVNTRTAELLVIKAKAVILCMGAAGRLGLPTSGYMFGTYENAANSGDGYAMAYHAGAALANLECYQINPLIKDYNGPACAYVAGPFGAFTANNEGSRFIECDYWSGQMMLEFYNELLSGKGPVFLQLKHLHPDTISEIESTLHKVERPTRGLFQQGRGVDYRNESIEMHISEIGFCSGHSASGVFVDDNARTTVPGLYAAGDMASVPHNYMLGAFTNGAVAGIDAMEFADSHDFAEFDAADVAKERDRVLAPTKREDGIPPNQVEYKTRRLVNDYLQPPKVTRKYELGMRRLAETRQDMQEHMIARNAHELLRALEVQSIMDCADMAVHASLYREESRWGLYHWRTDFPEKDNENWFCHTLLSKQDGKMTSEKRAVEPYVVPIADDEKDLYDKQRIRASA, encoded by the coding sequence ATGGCACTAGATCAGATCGTCGACGGACTTTCGGAGGTTTCCTGCGATGTGTTGGTGATCGGCGGCGGCACGGCTGGCCCGATGGCGGCGCTGAAGGCGAAGCTGAAGAACCCGAAGGCGAATGTCGTTCTGCTCGAAAAGGCCAACGTCAAGCGCTCCGGCGCGATCTCGATGGGCATGGACGGGCTGAACAACGCCGTCATCCCCGGATATGCGACGCCGGAGCAGTACACCAAGGAAATCACCATCGCCAACGACGGCATCGTCGACCAGAAGGCGGTCTATAAATACGCGCAGAACTGCTACAGCATCATCGAGGAGCTTGACAGTTTCGGTATCCGCTTTCTGAAAAACGAGAACGGCGACTACGCCGTCAAGAAGGTACACCACATCGGCACCTATGTGCTGCCGATGCCGAACGGCGAGACTGTGAAGAAGGCGCTCTACCGCCAGCTCCGCCGCGCCCGCATCCTGATCTCCAACCGCTACATGGCAACGCGTCTGCTCAAATCCGCCGATGGCCGCATCGCCGGCGCGATAAGCGTCAACACCCGCACCGCCGAGCTCCTGGTGATCAAGGCCAAGGCCGTGATCCTCTGCATGGGCGCCGCCGGCCGCCTCGGCCTGCCGACCTCCGGCTACATGTTCGGCACCTACGAGAATGCCGCCAATTCCGGCGACGGCTACGCAATGGCCTATCACGCCGGTGCGGCGCTTGCGAACCTCGAATGCTACCAGATCAATCCGCTGATCAAGGACTATAACGGCCCGGCCTGCGCCTATGTCGCCGGACCCTTCGGCGCCTTCACTGCGAACAACGAGGGATCGCGTTTCATCGAATGCGACTACTGGTCCGGCCAGATGATGCTGGAGTTCTACAACGAGCTGCTGTCAGGCAAGGGTCCGGTGTTCCTCCAGCTCAAGCATCTCCATCCCGACACGATCTCCGAGATCGAGTCCACGCTTCACAAGGTGGAGCGCCCGACGCGCGGCCTGTTCCAGCAGGGGCGCGGGGTGGACTACCGCAACGAGTCGATCGAGATGCACATCTCCGAGATCGGATTCTGCTCCGGCCACAGCGCCTCCGGTGTGTTCGTCGACGACAATGCCCGCACCACCGTCCCGGGCCTCTACGCTGCTGGCGACATGGCGAGCGTGCCGCACAACTACATGCTGGGTGCCTTCACTAACGGGGCGGTTGCCGGCATCGATGCGATGGAGTTCGCCGACAGCCACGACTTTGCGGAGTTCGACGCCGCTGACGTCGCCAAGGAACGTGACCGCGTGCTGGCGCCGACCAAGCGCGAGGACGGCATTCCGCCGAACCAGGTCGAGTACAAGACCCGGCGTCTCGTCAACGACTACCTCCAGCCGCCGAAGGTCACGCGCAAATACGAGCTCGGCATGCGCCGCCTCGCCGAGACGCGGCAAGACATGCAGGAACATATGATCGCGCGCAACGCGCACGAATTGCTCCGCGCCCTCGAAGTGCAGTCGATCATGGATTGCGCCGACATGGCGGTGCATGCCTCGCTCTATCGCGAGGAGAGCCGCTGGGGCCTTTATCACTGGCGCACGGACTTCCCGGAGAAGGACAACGAAAACTGGTTCTGCCACACGCTGCTCTCCAAGCAGGACGGCAAGATGACCAGCGAGAAGCGTGCGGTGGAGCCGTACGTCGTCCCGATCGCCGACGACGAGAAGGACCTCTACGACAAGCAGCGCATCCGCGCCTCCGCCTGA
- a CDS encoding ferredoxin--NADP reductase: MSAFQKETVLSVRHWTDSLFSFTATRDPGFRFQNGQFAMIGLEVEGKPLMRAYSMASANHEEALEFFSIKVQDGPLTSRLQKIREGDIILVGRKATGTLITGNLIPGKRLLLLSTGTGLAPFASLIKDPDVYENFETIVLAHGCRQVSELAYGEHLVEGLRNHEFFGPLIRDKLVYYPTVTREPFRNRGRITDLIASNQMFDDIGQGGLDLGTDRIMLCGSPAMLEELPAMFSARGFVEGNHSQPGHFVIEKAFVER, translated from the coding sequence ATGAGCGCTTTTCAGAAGGAAACGGTTTTGTCGGTCAGGCATTGGACCGATTCCCTGTTCAGCTTCACCGCGACGCGTGACCCCGGCTTCCGCTTTCAGAACGGCCAATTCGCGATGATCGGGCTCGAGGTCGAGGGCAAACCCCTGATGCGGGCCTATAGCATGGCGAGCGCCAATCACGAGGAGGCGCTCGAATTCTTCTCGATCAAGGTACAGGACGGCCCGCTGACATCGCGTCTCCAGAAGATCAGGGAAGGCGACATCATCCTGGTCGGCCGCAAGGCGACGGGCACGCTGATCACCGGCAATCTCATTCCGGGAAAACGCCTGCTGCTGCTCTCGACCGGCACCGGGCTCGCGCCCTTTGCCAGCCTGATCAAGGACCCCGACGTCTACGAGAACTTCGAGACCATCGTGCTCGCCCATGGCTGCCGCCAGGTCTCGGAGCTCGCCTATGGCGAGCACCTCGTCGAAGGCTTGCGCAACCACGAGTTCTTCGGCCCCCTGATCCGTGACAAGCTGGTGTATTACCCGACCGTCACCCGCGAGCCGTTCAGGAATCGCGGCCGGATCACCGACCTGATCGCCTCGAACCAGATGTTCGATGATATCGGACAAGGCGGCCTCGATCTCGGGACGGACCGCATCATGCTGTGCGGCAGCCCGGCGATGCTCGAGGAACTGCCGGCGATGTTTTCCGCGCGGGGCTTCGTCGAAGGGAACCACAGCCAGCCCGGCCATTTCGTGATCGAAAAGGCTTTCGTCGAGCGCTGA
- a CDS encoding gamma-butyrobetaine hydroxylase-like domain-containing protein: protein MTLVAPTVADYEASADLATLLVRTAQDDTLSLPAEQLRLSCKCAHCIRARFDGRFPDAFPGIAITEIGDLGYGLNISFSDGHNRGIYPKPYLLSLARR from the coding sequence ATGACCCTGGTGGCACCGACCGTGGCCGATTACGAAGCCAGCGCCGATCTCGCGACGCTGCTCGTCCGCACCGCACAGGACGATACGCTGAGCCTGCCGGCCGAGCAGCTTCGCCTCTCCTGCAAATGCGCCCACTGCATACGGGCCCGCTTCGACGGCCGCTTCCCTGATGCGTTTCCGGGCATCGCCATAACCGAGATCGGCGATCTCGGTTATGGGCTGAACATCTCGTTTTCGGATGGGCATAACCGGGGGATCTATCCGAAGCCGTATCTGTTGAGTTTGGCGAGGCGGTAG